A genomic region of Arachis hypogaea cultivar Tifrunner chromosome 5, arahy.Tifrunner.gnm2.J5K5, whole genome shotgun sequence contains the following coding sequences:
- the LOC112802431 gene encoding uncharacterized protein: MAKRSDFAQKLLDDLRLRKEKMGVPAASHQSQRTSQSQPIDAYSYSKQTSVGSRNRKSNEIVSSRNGDMLNRSSRSHRSSINGEVSNQIVSYGRGQSSHKMDDVSLAIAFAFENGMAKPRTDSSYYSNNNNSSTLAFLHQIKKGTMEFGMMDRQGNMVRQQASTNNFQGLSPMQINEISKGAQRLNQILRACSNGFNIDRYSIEVAKELFQGAIDLEQSLRMLVELQQNSEFMIAPQKKNRIKLLDEDSEDDDESNKIIRASEKNQLAPPIFSFDKRSRHTLMQGKIILTNSKEGRNSNTKNKDGKISRASQKQTNRSSSEIKNLNDVLEQKRHSASAKSDTEKGRIPSVVAKLMGLDNLPEKAEPKIMPQKDSGNAQKIRGNQGMSMQYTSAKERTKKVEVNNNKETENLVAMKKQRVIEAFNMAATTHDEEQLFAANKNSLGEKAGHRVVSQNGKPLWSDLYGIKPLNGFEKPKHNISAANITELKSTAKGRINGEQVNERSQVKPSMQEEKEINVSNFQMVKKNTYKQNMNNQKKPEKSLADQKSYMLSKYGPQEGKNHSEQRLQPREKQMLQAKLQGESELNLRSSKNQNRLISSHKKQNSVENLEAMKLEGLLGNRYDDFAKHETSNGTNDKVKEIVNRKGASVKMMVDEKIVPKLANMKVKNTRKQKADMPRKIVEVSNEGNGRKLIEKVKQQIHILHDSRQGAIHRFNGFKDAKGETVGIINSNKTAAVAESPDRRCQPLKEADLAPTSYNSDGRELHSLKGPVALTTNHSDHAAPVVANEGFKRGELALNTTNGTHEESMSTNNNHLPHKNQNIYAKRTQKPLTESEIRLKRILVANRSFLNTSEALFRLNIPFSILQDGSTGSQDREGECKELMLDCGYEVMKRKGILSELRAYPFSNISIDTMSIASLDDLVRLLNKDIEKLRFYGRNNRNFNANVEDYLPKMLELDIFSREQDIDCMWDFGWKNETFALIERCDVVKDMEKHVLNVLLDEITRELMLQGGLKMATK; encoded by the exons ATGGCAAAGAGATCAGATTTTGCACAGAAGCTTTTGGATGATCTTAGGCTAAGGAAGGAAAAAATGGGTGTTCCTGCTGCATCTCATCAGTCTCAGAGGACAAGCCAATCACAGCCTATCG ATGCATATTCTTACtccaagcaaacaagtgttggaTCAAGGAACAGAAAATCCAATGAAATT gtAAGTTCAAGAAATGGGGATATGCTGAATAGGTCTAGCAGAAGCCATAGATCTTCAATCAATGGAGAGGTTTCAAATCAGATAGTTTCATATGGGAGAGGCCAGAGCTCACATAAAATGGATGATGTTTCCTTAGCCATAGCCTTTGCTTTCGAGAATGGCATGGCGAAACCAAGAACTGATTCGTCTTACTATAGCAATAACAATAATAGTTCAACTTTGgcttttcttcaccaaatcaagaAGGGGACAATGGAATTTGGCATGATGGATAGACAAGGAAACATGGTTAGGCAACAAGCTTCAACAAACAATTTTCAAGGCCTCTCCCCTATGCAGATAAATGAGATATCGAAAGGTGCACAGAGACTAAACCAGATACTAAGAGCTTGCTCCAATGGTTTCAACATTGATAGATATTCGATTGAAGTCGCGAAGGAGCTGTTCCAAGGAGCTATTGATTTGGAACAGTCACTCAGGATGCTGGTAGAGCTGCAGCAGAATTCAGAGTTCATGATTGCGCCGCAGAAGAAAAACCGGATCAAgttattggatgaagacagtgaagatgatgatgaaagcAACAAAATAATTAGAGCATCTGAGAAAAACCAATTGGCGCCACCGATTTTCTCCTTCGACAAGCGATCCAGGCATACTCTTATGCAGGGGAAAATTATTCTTACAAACTCTAAAGAAGGCAGAAACTCAAATACCAAAAACAAAGATGGAAAGATTTCAAGAGCTTCTCAGAAGCAAACAAATAGATCTAGTTCTGAAATTAAGAATCTCAATGATGTTTTGGAGCAGAAAAGACACTCTGCCTCGGCGAAATCTGATACAGAGAAGGGAAGAATTCCAAGTGTAGTTGCAAAACTGATGGGGCTAGATAACTTGCCGGAGAAGGCAGAGCCGAAAATCATGCCGCAGAAGGATTCTGGTAATGCACAGAAGATTAGAGGAAATCAAGGAATGTCAATGCAGTATACTAGTGCAAAGGAAAGAACAAAGAAGGTTGAAGTGAATAACAACAAAGAAACAGAGAATTTGGTAGCTATGAAGAAACAAAGAGTGATAGAAGCCTTTAACATGGCCGCAACAACTCATGATGAGGAACAATTGTTTGCTGCCAATAAGAATTCACTTGGCGAAAAGGCTGGCCACAGGGTAGTTTCTCAGAATGGAAAACCACTATGGAGTGATCTGTATGGAATAAAACCCCTGAATGGTTTCGAAAAGCCAAAGCATAATATCAGTGCTGCTAACATCACAGAACTGAAAAGCACAGCAAAGGGCAGAATCAATGGTGAACAAGTGAATGAAAGATCACAAGTTAAGCCTTCAATGCAGGAAGAGAAAGAGATCAATGTTAGTAATTTCCAAATGGTgaaaaaaaatacatacaaaCAGAACATGAATAATCAGAAGAAACCTGAGAAGAGTCTTGCAGATCAGAAGTCATACATGCTCTCAAAATATGGGCCTCAAGAAGGGAAAAATCATAGCGAACAACGACTCCAGCCGAGGGAAAAACAAATGCTGCAGGCGAAATTACAAGGAGAGAGTGAATTGAATTTGAGAAGTTCAAAAAACCAGAATAGGCTTATTAGTTCACATAAGAAGCAGAACTCTGTAGAAAATTTGGAAGCTATGAAACTGGAAGGACTTTTAGGCAACCGATATGATGATTTCGCCAAACACGAAACGTCCAATGGCACCAATGATAAAGTGAAAGAGATAGTTAACCGGAAGGGGGCAAGTGTCAAAATGATGGTGGATGAAAAAATTGTTCCTAAACTGGCCAATATGAAGGTGAAGAATACCAGAAAGCAAAAGGCTGACATGCCTAGAAAGATTGTTGAAGTGTCTAATGAAGGAAATGGAAGAAAACTCATCGAGAAAGTGAAACAACAAATTCATATTTTGCATGATTCTAGACAAGGAGCAATACATAGATTCAATGGCTTTAAAGATGCTAAGGGAGAAACAGTTGGCATCATCAACTCTAATAAAACAGCAGCTGTGGCTGAATCACCGGATCGGAGATGCCAACCACTTAAAGAAGCCGATCTGGCTCCTACATCATACAATTCTGATGGTAGAGAACTCCATAGTCTAAAGGGACCAGTTGCTTTAACTACAAATCATTCG GATCATGCTGCTCCTGTGGTAGCAAATGAAGGATTCAAGCGTGGTGAACTTGCATTAAATACAACAAATG GAACTCATGAAGAAAGCATGAGTACTAATAATAACCACTTACcacataaaaatcaaaatatatatgcaaagagaacacaaaagccACTAACAGAAAGCGAAATCCGCCTGAAGAGGATCTTAGTCGCAAACCGATCATTCCTCAATACTTCAGAAGCTCTTTTCAGGCTCAACATTCCATTCAGCATTCTGCAAGATGGGAGCACCGGCAGCCAGGACAGGGAAGGCGAATGCAAAGAACTCATGTTAGACTGCGGATATGAAGTAATGAAGCGAAAGGGGATACTGTCAGAACTCAGAGCTTATCCATTCTCAAACATATCAATCGATACAATGAGCATAGCATCCTTGGATGACTTGGTTAGGCTTCTGAACAAAGACATTGAGAAGCTAAGATTCTATGGAAGGAACAACAGGAATTTCAATGCCAATGTTGAGGACTACCTGCCGAAAATGCTTGAACTCGACATATTCAGTCGAGAGCAAGACATAGATTGTATGTGGGATTTTGGTTGGAAGAATGAGACATTTGCATTAATTGAAAGATGTGATGTTGTAAAGGATATGGAAAAACATGTCCTGAATGTGCTTTTGGATGAAATCACCAGAGAACTTATGCTTCAAGGAGGACTCAAAATGGCAACCAAATAA